A single window of Culicoides brevitarsis isolate CSIRO-B50_1 chromosome 3, AGI_CSIRO_Cbre_v1, whole genome shotgun sequence DNA harbors:
- the LOC134833870 gene encoding uncharacterized protein LOC134833870, which translates to MPPKDRLLEERQKRRRLARMRFKSLIRKTIVNNFWLQELSDQKLGDNVKRNVAIIMKRKGTKGLLSILDKAVLNIPADDRTPEQKRKLVPLLLDLPCFQRFPPVIRAQLASCTYFYFVNARRIILRQHHHASAVYFILNGEVNISKETLDNVTNERKEEIVGTYVNGDMFGEVAIMKNTKRIATISAETDCELLCIYREDFNRLLRPTLQRQWDQIQQAMSRFKYFSYWSTQQKEECCILSKIKQFSPNDIVYGDTGNFLNFSHFILSGQCMVLQCLKIKKRNGLTSKETKYELLPAKSKINEVDDPSTDFHFVDVGTMSAGAAFGLGENLEHRSIVAKTTVQCLLIPRYWLFQKAQNKGNLWERIKLYMDATIPSRETTFQDFLDTQKWKSYRKELVENVFANKKITNPTIYYDIPLVCRITGN; encoded by the exons atgccTCCCAAAGATCGTCTTCTCGAGGAGCGTCAAAAGCGTCGTCGCTTAGCTCGAATGCGCTTCAAATCGCTCATTCGAAAGACGATCGTTAACAACTTTTGGCTTCAAGAACTTTCAGACCAAAAACTCGGCGACAATGTCAAACGAAATGTCGCGATAATCATGAAACGCAAAGGCACCAAAGGTCTCTTAAGTATCCTCGACAAAGCAGTTTTAAACATTCCCGCAGATGATCGAACGCCGgaacaaaaaaggaaattagtCCCGCTTCTTCTTGACTTGCCATGTTTCCAACGATTTCCTCCCGTCATTCGAGCACAACTTGCCAGCTGTACTTATTTCTACTTTGTCAATGCACGACGAATCATTCTGAGACAACATCATCATGCAAGCGCCGTGTACTTCATTCTGAACGGCGAGGTTAACATTTCGAAAGAAACACTCGATAAT GTCACGAATGAACGAAAGGAGGAAATTGTGGGTACTTATGTGAATGGAGACATGTTTGGGGAAGTTGCCATCATGAAAAATACCAAACGGATCGCTACGATTTCAGCagaaa CTGATTGTGAATTGCTGTGCATTTATCGCGAAGACTTTAATCGCCTTCTTCGACCAACGCTGCAACGACAATGGGACCAAATTCAACAAGCCATGTCTCGTTTCAAGTATTTTAGTTATTGGTCAACGCAACAAAAGGAAGAGTGCTGTATCTTATCGAAAATCAAGCAATTTTCGCCGAATGACATTGTCTATGGCGATACGGGAAATTTCCTAAACTTTTCCCATTTCATCTTGAGTGGTCAATGCATGGTACTTCAATGTCTTAAAATCAAGAAACGTAATGGACTTACCTCGAAAGAGACGAAATACGAACTCCTGCCTGCCAAATCGAAAATTAACGAAGTCGATGATCCATCAACGGATTTCCATTTTGTGGATGTCGGAACAATGAGTGCAGGAGCAGCTTTCGGTTTGGGCGAAAACTTGGAGCATCGTTCAATTGTAGCAAAAACGACAGTACAATGTCTCCTAATTCCTCGCTACTGGTTATTTCAAAAGGCACAAAACAAGGGAAACTTATGGGAGAGAATTAAACTTTACATGGATGCTACAATCCCATCGCGTGAAACTACATTTCAAGATTTCCTTGATACtcaaaaatggaaaagttACAGAAAGGAACTtgtagaaaatgtttttgcgAATAAGAAAATTACGAATCCCACCATTTATTACGACATTCCTTTAGTTTGTCGCATTACGGGAAattaa
- the LOC134833877 gene encoding probable basic-leucine zipper transcription factor Q, with product MLLAADYYFDTIFLTFLITLACISLAQADISLKNGKKSSTKLDPVLRKALLKALTNLEKEAQENGEESATTEDPNDEYDFNTTVESETSSPDEALEESTNDDGLTEQVHYHSFVADGNNSTDDGSEEEIIKTIIIKRPKTTLTPPFEEDNKVDNFDEPNPILENNDFAIDSVQLARSVVTTTVDANEFEKKTEKKKKDDKKKVSLPKRQETTERPTTTTPESVTNEDGENIEKVKEGDVKIYKAIDVAALTVVHDNDGVPRQVIPLEFRSPNPQTPAKPIMAFNIDPVTTTTPQTTIEPLTTSTVFESTASSTQVSSTTPVPLNTEPFFDTAAIEQRQREIEQQIAYLREQQRQQEELLRRSQALREQEFLKRQQQLLYEQRLRVEEEHRLRLQAEHERRQKLEQERFQQFQSQQQFPPQQQQQFPSQQQQQQRNSVIQVVPSVQLPNTQTVSINVEQQLPVKPAVDFHPRNNIQFVRQPQIQQNSANIQITKSNEQPFIQQISTVPQLPQKPAQNFLIIQPSNVPLPPLVGPQQQLPIKPFQNFHSNSFHNGADVQQRQQITSNVQITQSQSLNPIHTADIVAHQLTKNRVFRNDAAQTGNFGFNQQQNFNQQRFQQQNQQRNNFRASQPLNFQPSSIDQQNIQNLLFNSGITFNNPRSAEEDFNIITKVLALNHGIEPSQTNNLGLGFGQQQQRFRRNL from the exons ATGCTTTTAGCAgctgattattattttgataca aTTTTCCTTACATTCCTCATTACTTTGGCGTGCATCTCGTTAGCTCAAGCCGACATCAGTctcaaaaatggcaaaaaatctTCCACAAAATTGGATCCTGTGCTTCGTAAAGCTCTTCTAAAAGCTCTTACCAACTTGGAAAAGGAAGCTCAAGAAAATGGCGAAGAAAGTGCAACTACTGAAGATCCCAACGACGAATATGACTTCAATACAACTGTTGAATCTGAAACATCTTCTCCTGATGAGGCTTTGGAAGAAAGCACAAATGACGATGGCTTAACTGAACAAGTTCATTATCACTCATTCGTTGCTGATGGCAACAATTCAACAGACGATGGATCAGAAGAAGAAATCATCAAAACAATCATCATCAAGCGTCCTAAAACAACTTTAACTCCTCCATTTGAAGAAGACAACAAAGTTGACAACTTTGACGAACCAAATCCCATTTTAGAGAACAATGATTTCGCCATTGATTCTGTTCAATTGGCAAGAAGTGTTGTGACAACAACTGTAGATGCCAATGAGTTTGAAAAGAAAActgaaaagaagaagaaggatgATAAGAAAAAGGTTTCATTGCCAAAGAGACAGGAAACAACTGAACGTCCTACGACAACAACTCCTGAATCAGTTACCAATGAAGATGGCGAGAACATTGAAAAAGTCAAAGAAGGAGATGTGAAGATTTACAAAGCTATTGATGTTGCTGCCTTGACTGTGGTTCACGATAATGATGGCGTACCTCGTCAAGTTATTCCTCTTGAATTCCGATCGCCTAATCCACAAACTCCGGCAAAACCAATCATGGCATTCAATATTGATCCTGTGACAACTACAACTCCTCAGACGACTATTGAACCTCTTACGACTTCAACTGTTTTTGAATCAACTGCATCTTCTACTCAAGTTTCAAGTACAACTCCTGTTCCATTGAATACTGAACCATTCTTTGATACAGCTGCTATTGAACAACGTCAACGAGAAATCGAACAACAAATTGCTTATTTGAGAGAACAGCAAAGACAACAAGAAGAGTTACTCAGAAGATCACAAGCTTTGCGTGAACAAGAATTCCTTAAGCGTCAACAGCAACTTTTGTATGAACAACGTTTACGAGTTGAAGAAGAGCATCGTCTTAGATTACAAGCTGAACATGaaagaagacaaaaattgGAACAAGAACGTTTCCAACAATTCCAATCACAGCAACAATTTCCTcctcagcagcagcagcaattcCCTtctcagcagcagcagcagcaacgaaACTCTGTGATTCAAGTAGTTCCAAGTGTTCAACTTCCCAATACTCAAACAGTTTCAATCAACGTTGAACAACAACTTCCCGTGAAACCTGCTGTTGATTTCCATCCTCGTAACAACATTCAATTCGTTCGTCAACCTCAAATTCAACAAAACTCTGCCAACATTCAAATCACAAAATCCAACGAACAACCTTTCATCCAACAAATTTCAACAGTGCCACAGCTTCCTCAAAAACCTGCCCAAAATTTCCTCATTATTCAACCGAGTAACGTTCCATTGCCTCCCTTGGTTGGTCCTCAGCAACAACTCCCAATCAAACCATTCCAAAACTTCCATAGCAACTCTTTCCATAACGGAGCTGATGTTCAGCAACGTCAACAAATCACAAGCAACGTTCAAATCACTCAAAGTCAATCCCTGAATCCCATTCACACAGCTGACATTGTTGCTCATCAACTCACGAAGAATCGCGTTTTCCGTAATGATGCTGCGCAAACTGGAAACTTTGGTTTCAACCAACagcaaaatttcaaccaacAAAGATTCCAACAACAAAATCAACAAAGAAACAACTTCCGTGCCTCACAACCTTTGAACTTCCAACCATCGAGTATTGATCAACAAAACATCCAAAATTTGCTGTTCAACTCTGGCATTACTTTCAACAATCCACGATCCGCTGAAGAGGATTTCAATATAATCACAAAGGTTCTTGCCTTGAATCACGGAATCGAGCCATCACAAACGAATAATTTAGGATTAGGTTTcgggcaacaacaacaaaggtTCAGACGGAATCTGTAA